The window GCCGACATCTTTTGAGCGCGCCTCGCGTGGACCTCACCCCTGTCGACGAGCTGCGACGCGGGCGTCCCCCCGCGAGGAGGCCCGCGCCCGTCCCCGCGCGCTGGTGCTCGACGCACCAGCGCGTCTTCGTCGACTCCGCGTGCATCACGTCTGCCTCCTTTGTCGCCGAGACCAGCGTGCTCCAACTCGAGTTCCGGAACGGGCTCTCCACGAGCACTTCGGCGTGCCCGCTGACCTCTTCTCTGCGTTGCTCGCCTCGCCGTCCAGGGGCTCGTTCGTCTCCCGCTTCATCCGCGGCAAGTGCGAGTTTCGTCGGCTCTGCTCAGCAGCGATCTGACGCAGGAGTGTTACAAGCGCCGCCGTGTTGCCGGAACTGATCGCGCGCAGCGTCCGCTACTATGTCCCTGACGACGGGGATTCCCCCGACGATCGGCCGCGCATGATGGTGCTGGTCTGGGGAACTGGGTTCACGCTGTGCGTGCCGCTCATCATTGCGTACGCACTGGCCGGGCTCTTCCGGACAGCGGCAATCGTATCGGCCCTCGGTGTCTGCGGCGTGCTCATTCTCGAGGCGCTGCGTCGGACGCGCGCGCTCATCTTTCTTTCGCATTCCTCGCTGCTGCTCCTGGGCCTCGCCCTCGGGGGCATCGCGATCGGCGAACACCCCATCGACGCCTCGATTCTCGTCTGGTTCTTCACGCTGC is drawn from Pseudomonadota bacterium and contains these coding sequences:
- a CDS encoding KTSC domain-containing protein, with the protein product MVLDAPARLRRLRVHHVCLLCRRDQRAPTRVPERALHEHFGVPADLFSALLASPSRGSFVSRFIRGKCEFRRLCSAAI